GGCCTAAAAATTAATTTTAGTATTGCATCAAATGGCGTTATTTCAGCGAAAAGACTTGACTGGATTATGGATAATTTTACCGGTTTGAATCTATCTCTTGATGGAACCGAGGACATACAGAATTATCATAGGCCATTAGCTAATGGCAAGGGGAGTTATAAAAAAGTAATTGACACAGTCAAGAGGATGAATGATAGGAACTTCTCTTATGGTGTTAGAGCTACTGTTACAGCCAGGAGTGTGGCTAATTTGGATAAGTACGTTGAGTTCTTTGGAATTATGTGCAAAACTAAAAATATCCATTTTGAGCCAACCTTTGCTTGTGGAAGATGTCTTTACACAGGAATAGAGGCTCCTTCACCTGATGAGTTTATTGCAGGATATAGAAAAGCTCAAAAGGTTGCAGAGAAGTTAGGAATATCTATTTATTATTCAGGTGCTCGCATCAATACTATATCTACAATTTTCTGTAAGGCCTCCGGTGACAGTTTTTGTGTGACTCCTCAAGGTGATGTGACTTCCTGCTATGAAGTCTGTTCAAAAGATGATTTGCGCTCAGAGGTATTTTTCTATGGGAAATACGATAATGAAGAGAAGGAATTTATATTTTACGAAAATAAATTGGCTTATTTGAGAAAGCGCACCATAAATAATATCCCCCATTGTGAAAACTGTTTCTGCAAATACCACTGTGCAGGTGATTGTCTCGCAAAAGCCTCAGATGGAATGGATCTTATGTCAATAAATAATCCCAATCGATGCAAAATAAACCAGACATTAACGTTGGATGGGATTATAAAGATATTGGAAGGTGTGGGGAGAGTTAATCTCGGATCATAAACGCTTAATTCGTTGATAGCTGGCTAACTAAAGGCTGAAGCTGACGGCTCACCCGGCGTAATTCCTGAGTACCCACAGCTTAGCCTGAGCGTTGAACTAAACCGCTTCGCGGTAGCTAAAGGCAAGAAAGGCGTTTAACCCGAAAAAAGAATATAAACATAAGAAAGGAGTAAATTATGAATAGATTGATTTTATCGTGCATTTTAACTTTTTCGATTTTAGGCGCTGGCTGCGCCGGAAATACCATTACCGTAAAGGGACAGCAATTCAAATATTGGAAAAGTCCAAAAAAGGGATATATGGGCGACTACGAAGGACTGGTCGATGGACAGGCTTATACTAACAAATACTATGGTTGGTCATCCGTGTGGTTGGATCCAGACGTGAGGTTCTCCAACTACTCAAAGTTGACCATAATTGATATTGAAGACTGGACTAAAGGGGAGCCTTTAGGATATATAAGCGATGTTTCGGAAACTATATCTCAAGCTCTTGCCATGTCGTCAAGTCTAACAATAATTTTCAAGGAAGTATCTCGTAGCACAAGGGAAGACACAAAAGATGGGCTTATAATTAAAGGAGCCGTAACAGAGTATCAAGTGAAACATGTAACAGGCATGACTGGGTTTAAGCAAGGTAAAATCATAAATGCCCAGATACGTGGAGACTACTTGCAGGCTGCTTCTCTAAATGCTGAAGCGAGTCAGAACACCGGTCAGATTAATGTTGATGTAACAACGGAATTGTTACTCGTTGACGCCGCCGATGATAAAGTAATCGGGAAAATAGTAAAAAGCGGTTTTAATAACAGCGGAGATCTTCGAGCGGCAACGGAAAATATTTCCAAATTTGTTGGAATATTGATTAATTCATACTGGAATGAAAGCCCGGGTTTTGATCCCAAGGAACTTATTAAGGAAAAGACTGCCGGACGCTCAAAGTAAGATCGGCAATTGCGTTTAGTCGAAAGAGTCAAAAAAAGGTCAAAGGGGTTCTCCATTGCCCCCTTTTTTAAACAATAATCGTGAAAAAGCGAAGTTGTCAACCAGCGGCTGGACCGGCCCAAAAACCGCCGGTCAGCCTTATGACGTTAGGCAGGATGGAACAAGTGTTGATGACGACCTCGACACAGAACATCAAGAGGATGGTCTACTTGTTATCTGTCCAGGCAAGGGCCAAAGACCGGGGCCATCTCAGTGCAATCTCCGATCTTTCACTCTATCGAAAGTTGTTCAGCAATATTTATCGCATAGGTGTTGTTCAAGTACACAAGGATGTTTGCTCGGAACGGATGCGTTACTGCGAGGTCCTAGTTTTTCAACACCCTGTCAAGTGCTGACCCCGCACCCCCTGGTGCCGAATCCGGCGACGCCGCACCGCAGTCCTTTCATTTGCATAGAAACATCATCAAATCCCACGTAACGATTCTATTAATATCATCCTGATACCGATAAATAATGCTTGCCACGTTAGCGCCGGCTTTTTCGGCCGCACAGCGGGCGTTATAGTCGCACCACTGGTCGTCCTTGCCACGCACCATGCTGATTCCTTTTGCTTCACAGTTTCTGTGCAGCCATTCGCTTCTTTTCTCAGAAGTCCTCTCTACAGAACCCCCCCTCTGCGGCGGAGTCAATGCCGGAAGTGGTAAAGAAGGGGCGCATGCGACCACCACTAAGAGACATACGGGCAACAATAGCCGACTCATTATTATTCCCTTTTAACATTCAATTTCCTGTAGATTGCTACAGGGTCACATTATAGAGGGAAGAGCTTAAGAAACCGCAGGTTGCTTAAACGATAATAGTCTTCCTCTTTATAGATACCACGCAGCTTGCTGCGAGAAGGTTAATTTATGGGTGCATCGGATTGTACTGGTGAAGCTCCGGCATCAGCTTTAATTTTTACAATATCGCCGGTGAAATCTACAACATTATAACCCGGCCAGATAGGCAGCCAATTTAATATTGGGATATAATTCAAAAGGCCGCTATTAACATCGACTGCAAGGTTAGTAATCGCGATGCCGCCTGCTTTTTCAACCTGCGAGTTGACACTGTTGGAGATGTCAATGGTATTGAACGGCACAAAGGACCAGAATATTCCCCAGCCGTAAGCCGTTTGACGGAATGTTCCTACGGTTTCGAGTCTTTCTGAGGGTATCACTTGCCCGCTATTGTCGCGTATTGCACGCGACAGGGAAATATCGTATCGGGCACCGTCAGCCTTCACCATGTTACGGGCACCGGTACATCCGGTCAACAGAATAAGTCCAATAACAGACGCCATCATAATTAT
The nucleotide sequence above comes from Nitrospirota bacterium. Encoded proteins:
- a CDS encoding radical SAM protein, whose product is MTYYLSTEIFSIPYKDKYIVYAPLKQTAFMVSPMAVNLLYKINLENNGHFLNKEEKELLTTFRELGLIDGAIDKLPARTEETFAPTNVTLFLTGKCNLRCIYCYASGGEKENSTIPLKMAKSAIDLIIKNALSKNQKVIGVGFHGGGEPTLAWQTLVKCVEYTKSRSLATGLKINFSIASNGVISAKRLDWIMDNFTGLNLSLDGTEDIQNYHRPLANGKGSYKKVIDTVKRMNDRNFSYGVRATVTARSVANLDKYVEFFGIMCKTKNIHFEPTFACGRCLYTGIEAPSPDEFIAGYRKAQKVAEKLGISIYYSGARINTISTIFCKASGDSFCVTPQGDVTSCYEVCSKDDLRSEVFFYGKYDNEEKEFIFYENKLAYLRKRTINNIPHCENCFCKYHCAGDCLAKASDGMDLMSINNPNRCKINQTLTLDGIIKILEGVGRVNLGS